One segment of Schistocerca cancellata isolate TAMUIC-IGC-003103 chromosome 2, iqSchCanc2.1, whole genome shotgun sequence DNA contains the following:
- the LOC126163188 gene encoding uncharacterized protein LOC126163188, producing the protein MPGESEPWQRPDDKPVPTVWRRFEGRRPMADGRKPRFVVQDATPELDDAVLELMATHFVRDEPVCAALGLAGEAAAVRDLERLWRRMLDRRTVLVALLEDGRVAGANMTAPERLADRDRKEEYEGTTSRRAFAAYDYIKSLVQPDVFARYGVDCYLTALGLCVLPEYRGQGVGEQLLRARWDLCRALGVPLTVTWFTATASQVLAERIGFEMLAEVPYAEYDDPDIQRSSTPTTKLMAARIT; encoded by the exons ATGCCTGGAGAGAGCGAGCCGTGGCAGCGGCCAGACGACAAGCCGGTGCCCACCGTGTGGCGGCGCTTCGAGGGCCGGCGGCCCATGGCGGACGGCAGGAAGCCGCGCTTCGTCGTGCAGGACGCGACGCCGGAGCTGGACGACGCCGTGCTGGAGCTGATGGCGACGCACTTCGTGCGCGACGAGCCGGTGTGCGCGGCGCTGGGCCTGGCCGGGGAGGCGGCCGCCGTGCGGGACCTGGAGCGGCTGTGGCGCCGGATGCTGGACCGGCGCACGGTGCTGGTAGCCCTGCTGGAGGACGGCCGCGTCGCCGGCGCCAACATGACGGCGCCCGAGCGCCTCGCCGACAGGGACAGGAAGGAGGAG TACGAGGGCACAACGTCGCGCAGAGCGTTCGCTGCGTACGACTACATCAAGTCGCTGGTGCAGCCGGACGTGTTCGCGCGCTACGGCGTCGACTGCTACCTGACGGCGCTCGGCCTCTGCGTGCTGCCCGAGTACCGGGGGCAGGGCGTGGGCGAGCAGCTGCTGAGGGCGCGCTGGGACCTGTGCAGGGCGCTGGGCGTGCCGCTCACCGTCACCTGGTTCACCGCCACGGCGTCGCAG GTACTGGCTGAACGAATTGGTTTCGAAATGCTGGCTGAAGTACCATATGCTGAATACGACGATCCGGACATTCAAAGAAGCAGTACGCCCACCACAAAGCTGATGGCAGCACGAATAACGTAG